Below is a genomic region from Frankiales bacterium.
ATGCGGAGGCGCGTCGAGGAGAACGTGCCCGCCCGCGACGCGGACCGCCAGCTCAAGCTCGGAGTCGGCGGACTGCGCGACGTCGAGTTCTCCGTGCAGCTGCTCCAGCTGGTGCACGGCCGCTCCGACGTCATGCTGCACAGCCCCACGACGACCGTCGCGCTCGAGTCGCTCGCCACGTGGGGGTACGTCGGGCGCGACGACGCCGGCACGCTCACGTCGTCGTACGTGTTCCTGCGCACGCTGGAGCACCGCATGCAGCTGCACCGGCTGCGCCGGACGCACGTGATCCCGGAGGGCGAGGACGACCTGCGTCGCATCGCGCGCTCGATGGGCTACCGCAGCGATCCCGTGGCCGAGCTCGACAAGGCCCTGCAGGGGCACCGCCGCGAGGTGCGCCGGCTGCACGAGAAGCTGTTCTACCGTCCGCTGCTCAACGCCGTCGCCCGGCTGCACGCCGGTGAGGCGCGGCTGACGTCCGAGGCCGCGCGCGAGCGCCTCGAGGCGCTCGGGTTCAGCGACCCCGCCGTCGCGCTCCAGCACCTCGAGGCGCTCACCTCCGGCGTCACGCGTCGCGCCGCCATCCAGCGCACGCTGCTGCCCGTGATGCTCGGCTGGTTCGCCGGCGCCCCGGACCCCGACGCGGGCCTGCTCGCGTTCCGCCGCGTGAGCGACGCGCTGGGCTCCACGCCGTGGTACCTGCGCCTGCTGCGCGACGAGTCGCTCACCGCGCAACGGCTCGCCACGGTGCTCGCGTCGAGCCGCTACGCCAGCGAGCTGCTCCAGCGCGCGCCCGAGGCCGTCACGATGCTCGCCGACGACGCCGAGCTCGAGCCGCGGCCGCGCGAGGCGCTGGTCACCGAGGCGCTCAGCGCGGCGCGCCGCTACGACGAGCCCGAGGTGGGCATCGCGGCGGTCCGCGCGCTGCGCCGCCGCGAGCTGTTCCGCACCGCGGTGGCCGAGCTGCTCGGCGTCGCCGAGGTGGACGACGCGGGAGTGGCGCTCTCGGACATCGCTGCGGCCACGGTGGTGGGCGGCCTCGAGATCGCCGTGCGCGCGGTCGAGGCGGGGCGGGGCGCCCCCATGCCCACCCGGTTCCTGGTGGTCGCGATGGGCCGGTTCGGCGGGGGAGAGCTCGGCTTCGCCAGCGACGCCGACGTGCTGTTCGTGCACGACCCGCTGCCGGGCGCCGACGACCAGGACGCGCACGCCGCCGCCCTCGCCGTCGCCGGCGAGCTGCGCCGCCTGCTCATGCTCCCGACGCCGGACCCGCCGCTGGAGGTCGACGCCGACCTGCGACCGGAGGGGCGCAACGGGCCGCTGGTGCGCACGCTCGCGTCGTACGCGGCCTACTACGCGCGATGGTCGTCGCCGTGGGAGGCGCAGGCGCTGCTGCGCGCCGAGCCGGTCGCGGGGGACGTCGAGCTCGGGGAGCGGTTCGTGGCCCTCATCGACCCGTTGCGCTACCCCGCGGGCGGCGTGCCCGAGGGCGACGTGCGGGAGATCCGGCGGCTCAAGGCGCGCATGGAGGCCGAACGGCTGCCGCGCGGCGCGGACCCCGGCCTGCACACGAAGCTCGGTCGCGGCGGGCTGAGCGACGTCGAGTGGGTGGCCCAGCTCGTCACCCTGCGCCACGGCCACGACGTGCCCGGCCTGCGCACCACCCGCACGCTGCCGGCCCTGGCCGCGGCCGCCGACGCAGGCCTGCTCGACCGCGAGGACGCCGAGCACCTCGCGTCCGCCTGGCGGATGGCCACGCGCGTGCGGGACGCCGTCATGCTCGTGCGCGGACGCGCGAGCGACATGGTGCCGACCGACACGCGCGACCTCGCGGCCGTCGCCCGGCTGCTGGGATACCGTCCTGGCGAGAGTGGGGCGCTGCTCGATGACTACCGTCGCATCACGCGGCGGGCACGGGGGGTCGTGGAGAGGGTGTTCTACGCGTGACCGATCTCGGGGACGGCCGCGCCGCGCACTCGCCGGGCCGGGCCCGGCTGCGCGACGTGCTGGCGGTGCGCGAGTACCGCGGCATGCTGCTCGCCCAGATCACGAGCGAGGCCGGCGACCAGATCGCGCGCGTCGCCCTGGCGCTGCTGGTGCTCTCGCACACCGACTCCCCGCTGCTGGCCGCCGCGACGTTCGCCGTCTCGATCCTGCCGTCGCTGTTCGGCGGTGCGCTGCTCAGCCCGCTCGCCGACCGCTTCTCCCGGCGGAGCGTGATGCTGGGGGCCGACGTGCTGCGCGCCGTCGTCGTCGCCCTGCTGGCGCTCGCCGCGCTGCCGGGCACCCCGCTGTGGCTCCTGTTCGCGCTGCTGTTCGTCGCCGAGACGGCGACGCCGCTGTTCGCCTCCGCCAAGGCGGCCATCGTCCCCGAGGTTCTGGGCCGGGTCGACCTCGTCACCTACGGGTCGGGGCTCTCGCGCTCGCTGAGCCTCGCCAACCAGGCCGTGGGCCTCGTGCTGGGCGGCGTCATCGTGCAGCTGACCGACGCGCGCGCCGCGCTGTTCCTCGACGCGCTGTCGTTCGTGGCGTCGTTCGTCATCCTGCTCGCCTACCTGCGGCCCCGGCCCGCCGCGCTGGCCGGGGCGGGCTCCATCGGCGTGCTGGACCTCGTCCTGGACATGATGAACGGCTGGCGGCTGCTGTTCAGCGACTCCTCGCGCCGGGCGCTCGTGCTGCTCGGCTGGGGCATGGCGCTGCCGCTGGTGGCGCCGGAGGCCGTGGCG
It encodes:
- a CDS encoding MFS transporter; protein product: MTDLGDGRAAHSPGRARLRDVLAVREYRGMLLAQITSEAGDQIARVALALLVLSHTDSPLLAAATFAVSILPSLFGGALLSPLADRFSRRSVMLGADVLRAVVVALLALAALPGTPLWLLFALLFVAETATPLFASAKAAIVPEVLGRVDLVTYGSGLSRSLSLANQAVGLVLGGVIVQLTDARAALFLDALSFVASFVILLAYLRPRPAALAGAGSIGVLDLVLDMMNGWRLLFSDSSRRALVLLGWGMALPLVAPEAVALAYGRQQGESDGVGALLMAAVVTGAAVGAFLVGRAMPRTQLDLVLPMSIGMSLPLLVTGIEPPVIVLLVLWTLSGMAQAFLVPVMTFTTLFTANENRGAVVGVAAAGFGLLTFLGYLVVGWVATVTSPAFSVVVMAVVGLAVAAVAFLVWPSRQILADLHRIERDPGAAG
- a CDS encoding bifunctional [glutamine synthetase] adenylyltransferase/[glutamine synthetase]-adenylyl-L-tyrosine phosphorylase, coding for MQGRLARLGFVDAGAAVRLLSAPGLVALGEDAVDDLALAPDPDLALATLARIADTGALASAALVGALDTDPRLRARVYAVLGTSAALGDHLVRHPDHVTVLAGPGPDDEPAVRLPDGTEMRAELMRAVGADPSDAQPVAGKSAGDALAALRAAYRRELLAVAAADLADGAPFADVAAALADLADATLETALAVARAEHPDDARRCRLAVVAMGKCGGRELNYISDVDVLFVAEAVDDADETEALRSATRLAQALMRACSAPTAEGTIWEVDANLRPEGRQGTLVRTLPSYEGYYRRWASTWEFQALLKARPAAGDLALGARFVDLVTPMVWSAAGRPNFVEDTQAMRRRVEENVPARDADRQLKLGVGGLRDVEFSVQLLQLVHGRSDVMLHSPTTTVALESLATWGYVGRDDAGTLTSSYVFLRTLEHRMQLHRLRRTHVIPEGEDDLRRIARSMGYRSDPVAELDKALQGHRREVRRLHEKLFYRPLLNAVARLHAGEARLTSEAARERLEALGFSDPAVALQHLEALTSGVTRRAAIQRTLLPVMLGWFAGAPDPDAGLLAFRRVSDALGSTPWYLRLLRDESLTAQRLATVLASSRYASELLQRAPEAVTMLADDAELEPRPREALVTEALSAARRYDEPEVGIAAVRALRRRELFRTAVAELLGVAEVDDAGVALSDIAAATVVGGLEIAVRAVEAGRGAPMPTRFLVVAMGRFGGGELGFASDADVLFVHDPLPGADDQDAHAAALAVAGELRRLLMLPTPDPPLEVDADLRPEGRNGPLVRTLASYAAYYARWSSPWEAQALLRAEPVAGDVELGERFVALIDPLRYPAGGVPEGDVREIRRLKARMEAERLPRGADPGLHTKLGRGGLSDVEWVAQLVTLRHGHDVPGLRTTRTLPALAAAADAGLLDREDAEHLASAWRMATRVRDAVMLVRGRASDMVPTDTRDLAAVARLLGYRPGESGALLDDYRRITRRARGVVERVFYA